From Dehalococcoidia bacterium, one genomic window encodes:
- a CDS encoding MFS transporter, with translation MKNYKWIAFLAVTLSLFVSVMSMGAILISLKDISESFNTPIHQVSWLVIVHLLTVTAILLPAGNIADRFGRKNIHIFGILIFILGTIIGVFANSFEVLIFSRIIMAIGSGMGQSVGGAIVSSLFPESERGKSLGMMSTSVGLGQMFGPVLGGVLVYNFGWVYVYLFLLIPMILALILGYFLLRPDNLSSNRKDDYFDYKGTLFGVSFIVTLIVGLKNLSIENIFSNYAFIFLILSIPFCIAFIITELRISNPILNFGLFKKKNFSLAINTRLFAFMSMSADMIMMPIFLTGLLSINESEVGFMLIFGALAFAISAPIGGRLSDQFGRKKFIILGLLMLIFSYAMISQFNINSSKKFITIFLVIGGVGKGLWGSPNMALTYSSLSKNQYSFVSSIISFIRNMGNTLGQTYATVILSVFLLIGANYNGDISGLGSLEENSINIFLNAWKFIYISSIVFLLISLIPNIFVMKQKQI, from the coding sequence GGATTGCATTCTTAGCAGTTACTCTATCTTTATTTGTAAGTGTAATGAGTATGGGTGCTATATTAATATCATTAAAAGATATTTCTGAATCATTCAATACTCCTATTCATCAAGTATCTTGGCTTGTAATAGTTCATTTGTTAACTGTTACAGCAATTCTTCTTCCAGCAGGAAATATAGCAGATAGATTTGGTCGAAAAAATATTCATATTTTTGGAATCTTAATTTTTATATTAGGAACAATAATTGGTGTTTTTGCTAATAGCTTTGAAGTATTAATTTTTTCAAGAATAATAATGGCAATTGGATCTGGAATGGGACAATCCGTAGGTGGCGCAATAGTAAGTAGTTTATTTCCTGAATCTGAACGTGGTAAATCCCTAGGAATGATGAGTACTAGTGTTGGTTTAGGTCAAATGTTTGGGCCAGTTTTAGGAGGAGTTTTAGTCTATAATTTTGGATGGGTATACGTATACTTATTTTTATTAATACCTATGATTTTAGCTTTAATATTAGGTTACTTTTTGTTAAGACCGGATAATTTAAGTTCAAATAGAAAAGATGATTATTTTGATTATAAAGGAACTTTATTTGGTGTAAGCTTTATTGTTACTTTGATTGTTGGATTAAAGAATTTATCAATTGAAAATATTTTTTCAAATTATGCTTTTATATTTCTAATTTTATCTATTCCATTTTGCATAGCTTTTATCATTACGGAATTAAGAATCTCAAATCCTATTCTAAATTTCGGATTATTCAAAAAGAAAAATTTTAGTTTAGCAATTAACACCAGACTTTTTGCGTTTATGTCTATGAGTGCGGATATGATTATGATGCCTATATTTTTAACAGGCTTATTAAGTATCAATGAATCAGAGGTAGGATTTATGTTGATTTTTGGAGCTTTAGCTTTTGCAATTTCTGCGCCAATTGGAGGGAGACTTTCTGATCAATTTGGGAGAAAAAAATTTATAATATTAGGCCTTTTAATGCTAATTTTTTCATATGCAATGATTTCTCAATTTAACATAAATTCATCTAAGAAATTTATAACAATATTTCTTGTAATAGGGGGAGTTGGTAAAGGACTTTGGGGATCTCCCAATATGGCTTTGACGTATAGCTCTTTGAGCAAAAATCAATATAGTTTTGTTTCTTCAATAATCAGTTTTATTAGAAATATGGGAAATACTTTGGGTCAAACCTATGCAACAGTAATTCTTTCAGTATTTTTACTCATAGGTGCTAATTATAATGGAGATATTAGTGGCTTAGGCTCTCTTGAGGAAAATTCAATTAATATTTTTCTAAATGCTTGGAAATTTATATATATTTCTTCTATAGTTTTTTTATTGATTTCATTAATTCCTAATATTTTTGTAATGAAGCAAAAACAAATATAA
- a CDS encoding thioredoxin family protein, producing the protein MKFFFISSFIFLIFFSCNSQDTLTVSSSEIKGEIFTKNNAELIRTFENDYSFWKSKNNKEIYEDLSSNLGFFNSFQELRKAQYRSMGIVTDLSEIQSLIDSGSPTFLEGWSETCVYCKLSEVVLNSLKDEYKNDINFVVVDVANRYLEDVTPTLKKYEIFSTPTYIIFDRYGDEIYRSVGYSAQKEKLSEILSQSLQN; encoded by the coding sequence ATGAAATTTTTTTTTATTTCTAGCTTTATATTTCTTATTTTTTTTTCTTGCAATAGTCAGGATACTTTAACCGTTAGTTCATCTGAAATAAAAGGCGAAATATTTACAAAGAATAATGCAGAATTGATTAGAACTTTTGAAAATGATTATTCTTTCTGGAAATCTAAAAATAATAAAGAAATATATGAAGATTTATCATCTAATTTAGGTTTCTTCAATTCATTCCAAGAACTTAGAAAAGCTCAATATAGATCTATGGGTATTGTAACTGATTTATCAGAAATACAATCTCTTATAGATTCAGGAAGCCCTACTTTTCTTGAGGGATGGAGTGAAACTTGTGTTTATTGTAAGCTAAGTGAAGTAGTACTAAATAGCCTAAAAGATGAATATAAAAATGATATAAACTTTGTTGTTGTGGATGTTGCTAATAGATACCTAGAAGATGTAACTCCAACTCTTAAGAAATATGAAATCTTTAGTACACCAACTTATATAATTTTTGATAGATATGGAGATGAAATTTATAGATCTGTAGGTTATTCTGCGCAAAAAGAAAAACTATCAGAGATACTAAGTCAATCTTTACAAAATTAA
- the dusB gene encoding tRNA dihydrouridine synthase DusB: MKLNSLLEKNITRLAPMAGVSNEPFRMICLENGSGFVTSEEIDSVSLLYNKSERTNLITQFSKFEKPIAMQLLGCDPLSLSESSKILQDLGASIIDINMGCPVPKITKKGKGAALMKDIKKTAILIRSIRKVTIVPLTVKIRSGWDDKNINAVEFAEMLQSEGVDGITVHPRTKSQRYEGKSKWSIIKDVVDKVSIPVTGNGDVESYETAKKMMNFTNCKSVMVGRGAIGNPWIFNKEFNNYATEQKELYKKKTIMKHIELMKEYFPKKNLDLEIKKNLAYYTKGFYNSRELRQKIFQNSNDIQKIISLFFDFFDKNIEAKTFEKISI, translated from the coding sequence ATGAAACTCAATTCTCTATTAGAAAAAAATATTACTAGATTGGCTCCTATGGCTGGTGTTTCAAATGAACCATTTAGAATGATATGTTTAGAAAATGGATCAGGATTTGTTACTAGTGAAGAAATTGATTCAGTTTCATTACTTTATAATAAATCAGAAAGAACTAATCTTATTACACAATTTTCCAAATTTGAAAAACCTATTGCAATGCAACTTTTAGGTTGTGATCCTCTATCATTATCAGAATCGTCTAAGATCCTACAAGATTTAGGAGCTAGCATAATTGATATTAATATGGGTTGCCCAGTTCCAAAAATTACTAAAAAAGGTAAAGGTGCTGCTTTAATGAAAGATATAAAGAAAACAGCCATTCTTATAAGAAGTATCAGAAAAGTTACAATAGTCCCTTTGACTGTAAAAATTAGAAGTGGCTGGGATGATAAAAATATTAATGCAGTTGAATTTGCTGAAATGCTTCAATCAGAAGGAGTAGATGGAATTACTGTTCATCCAAGAACCAAATCACAAAGATATGAAGGTAAATCAAAATGGTCAATTATCAAAGATGTTGTTGATAAGGTAAGCATACCAGTAACTGGAAATGGAGATGTAGAGTCTTATGAAACTGCAAAAAAAATGATGAATTTCACTAATTGTAAATCTGTAATGGTTGGTCGTGGAGCAATAGGCAATCCATGGATATTTAATAAAGAATTTAATAACTATGCAACTGAACAAAAAGAATTGTACAAGAAAAAAACAATTATGAAGCATATTGAATTAATGAAGGAGTATTTTCCAAAAAAAAATCTTGATTTAGAAATAAAGAAAAATTTGGCCTACTATACAAAAGGTTTTTATAACTCTAGGGAACTAAGACAAAAAATATTTCAGAATTCTAATGACATTCAAAAAATAATAAGTTTATTTTTTGATTTTTTTGATAAAAATATTGAGGCTAAAACTTTTGAAAAGATTTCAATTTAA
- a CDS encoding RsmD family RNA methyltransferase, with translation MKRFQFKKKKLRPTSSKVLGAIFSILGHKNLEGKKFLDLYAGTGAVGIKSLELGASQCSFVDINNKFLLNIKKKLEKYGFIGKGKFIRANCENQLSKVNGSFDFIFVDPPYKEDPFENIITQIVNVGLSNEKTVLILEHSSRQNIDKSIKIFNMQGQKEYGDSCISIFSRE, from the coding sequence TTGAAAAGATTTCAATTTAAGAAAAAAAAATTAAGACCAACTTCTTCAAAGGTTCTTGGAGCTATATTCTCTATCCTAGGTCATAAAAATCTAGAAGGAAAAAAATTTTTAGATTTATATGCTGGAACAGGTGCTGTGGGAATAAAATCTCTTGAACTGGGTGCCTCGCAATGCTCATTTGTTGATATAAATAATAAATTTCTACTAAATATAAAAAAGAAATTAGAAAAATATGGATTTATAGGCAAAGGAAAATTTATAAGGGCAAACTGTGAGAATCAACTCTCTAAGGTGAATGGAAGTTTTGATTTTATTTTTGTTGACCCACCATATAAAGAAGATCCTTTTGAAAACATCATCACTCAAATAGTAAATGTAGGCCTTTCAAATGAAAAAACTGTACTCATTTTAGAGCACTCTTCTAGACAGAATATAGATAAATCAATTAAAATTTTTAATATGCAAGGACAAAAAGAATATGGAGATAGTTGTATTTCAATATTTTCTAGAGAATAA
- the coaD gene encoding pantetheine-phosphate adenylyltransferase — protein sequence MVKSIYPGTFDPVTNGHLDIVRRASLLFEKVIVCVYSGSLKNVIFDIDERVSMFKETVSEIKNVDVIPFNSLTVDLAKQLRASVIIRGLRIGADFEYEREMALTNREMNSDIDTVCLISSLKYQYVSSSRVKEIASLQGDIKSLVPEHVFEPLMKRISKSA from the coding sequence ATGGTAAAAAGTATATATCCTGGAACATTTGATCCAGTAACAAACGGTCATCTAGATATTGTCAGAAGAGCCTCATTGCTTTTTGAAAAAGTTATAGTTTGTGTTTATTCTGGATCATTAAAAAATGTAATTTTTGATATTGATGAAAGAGTGAGTATGTTTAAGGAAACTGTTTCAGAAATAAAAAATGTAGATGTTATTCCATTCAATTCGCTAACTGTTGACTTAGCTAAACAATTAAGAGCTTCAGTTATAATTAGAGGCTTAAGAATCGGAGCAGACTTTGAATATGAACGAGAAATGGCTCTAACTAATCGTGAAATGAATTCTGATATAGATACTGTTTGCTTGATTTCTTCATTGAAATATCAATATGTTAGTTCAAGTAGGGTGAAAGAGATAGCTTCTTTGCAAGGTGATATAAAATCTTTAGTCCCTGAGCACGTGTTTGAACCATTAATGAAAAGAATCAGTAAATCTGCTTAA
- a CDS encoding phosphomannose isomerase type II C-terminal cupin domain, protein MQENKPVNISFDKKEQKSTRPWGSYEILCKGPGYQTKRLIINPSSRLSLQTHKHRDEEWVVARGTARVTVGDQIFEIGRGESASVPRTIKHRIENISEIDPLEIIEVQIGDYIDEEDIERLSDDYGR, encoded by the coding sequence ATGCAAGAAAACAAACCTGTAAATATTTCGTTTGATAAAAAAGAGCAAAAATCTACTAGGCCTTGGGGTAGCTATGAAATCTTATGTAAAGGTCCAGGTTATCAAACTAAAAGACTTATTATTAACCCAAGTAGTAGACTCTCTCTTCAAACACATAAACATAGAGATGAAGAATGGGTTGTTGCTAGAGGAACCGCTAGAGTTACGGTTGGAGATCAAATTTTTGAAATTGGCAGAGGGGAATCTGCTAGTGTGCCAAGAACAATAAAGCATCGTATCGAGAATATTTCAGAAATAGATCCTCTTGAAATAATAGAAGTTCAAATTGGTGATTACATAGATGAAGAAGATATAGAAAGATTATCTGACGACTACGGTCGTTAA